Proteins co-encoded in one Microbacterium hydrocarbonoxydans genomic window:
- the secG gene encoding preprotein translocase subunit SecG — MEILEFVLQVVLGITSVLLTLLILLHKGRGGGLSDMFGGGMTSAVGSSGLAERNLNRFTVILALAWFVSIVALGLITKFEVI; from the coding sequence GTGGAAATTCTCGAGTTCGTCCTGCAGGTGGTGCTGGGTATAACCAGCGTCCTGCTGACTCTCCTCATCCTCCTCCACAAGGGTCGCGGCGGCGGCCTGTCCGACATGTTCGGTGGAGGAATGACGTCGGCTGTCGGCTCGTCGGGCCTCGCTGAGCGCAACCTCAATCGCTTCACGGTGATCCTCGCTCTCGCGTGGTTCGTGTCGATCGTGGCGCTCGGTCTCATCACGAAGTTCGAGGTGATCTGA
- a CDS encoding RNA polymerase-binding protein RbpA, translating to MATGGNAIRGTRVGSGPMGEQDHGYHADRIAVSYWDGLGNETVRYFAAGLPEEEIPETIDHPQSGLPAGRDKENPPALAKTEPYKTHLAYVKERRTDEEAVQLLEDALTQLRERRGQ from the coding sequence ATGGCTACCGGCGGCAACGCGATCCGAGGGACCCGAGTGGGTTCCGGCCCCATGGGCGAGCAGGACCATGGCTACCACGCAGACCGCATCGCGGTCTCGTACTGGGACGGCCTCGGCAACGAGACCGTCCGCTACTTCGCCGCGGGGCTCCCCGAAGAGGAGATCCCCGAGACGATCGACCACCCGCAGTCGGGACTCCCGGCCGGTCGTGACAAGGAGAATCCTCCTGCGCTCGCGAAGACCGAGCCGTACAAGACCCACCTCGCGTATGTGAAAGAGCGGCGTACCGACGAGGAAGCCGTGCAGCTCCTCGAGGACGCTCTGACCCAGCTGCGCGAACGTCGAGGACAGTGA
- a CDS encoding ATP-dependent Clp protease proteolytic subunit produces the protein MYAPTFRSAGDLPSSRYVLPQFEERTAYGFKRQDPYNKLFEDRVIFLGVQVDDASADDVMAQLLVLESQDSERDITMYINSPGGSFTAMTAIYDTMQYVAPQIQTVVLGQAASAASVLLAGGHPGKRLALPNARVLMHQPAMGEAGHGQASDIEIQAAEILRMRTWLEETMARHTGKSVEQVNRDIDRDKILSAAEALDYGIVDQVLTSRKRA, from the coding sequence ATGTACGCACCCACCTTCCGCTCTGCCGGCGATCTGCCCTCCAGCCGCTACGTGCTTCCTCAGTTCGAGGAGCGCACGGCATACGGATTCAAGCGCCAGGACCCCTACAACAAGCTGTTCGAAGATCGCGTGATCTTCCTCGGCGTCCAGGTCGACGATGCGTCGGCTGACGACGTGATGGCCCAGCTCCTCGTTCTCGAGAGCCAGGACTCCGAGCGCGACATCACGATGTACATCAACTCACCCGGTGGCTCGTTCACCGCGATGACGGCGATCTACGACACGATGCAGTACGTCGCTCCGCAGATTCAGACAGTGGTGCTCGGACAGGCCGCATCGGCTGCATCGGTGCTGCTCGCCGGAGGACACCCCGGCAAGCGTCTCGCTCTGCCCAACGCTCGCGTGCTCATGCACCAGCCGGCGATGGGCGAGGCGGGTCACGGTCAGGCATCCGACATCGAGATCCAGGCGGCGGAGATCCTCCGCATGCGCACCTGGCTCGAAGAGACCATGGCGCGCCACACCGGCAAGTCCGTCGAGCAGGTCAACCGCGACATCGATCGCGACAAGATCCTCTCGGCCGCTGAGGCGCTGGACTACGGAATCGTCGACCAGGTGCTCACCTCGCGCAAGCGCGCGTAA
- the whiA gene encoding DNA-binding protein WhiA → MALTTDVKAELVSIRNAPPTVRVAEVTSILRFAGGLHSIAGRVAVEAEVDAEVLAQRVARDLAEIYGVRPEIAQVQSSSANDGARWAVRVIAAGETLARQTGLLDQRRRPVRGLPNRLTTGSRAEIAGLWRGAFLAAGTLSEPGRSAMLEVSCPSSEAAMALVGAAHRLGVAAKAREVRGMPRVVVREGEAIRTVLSEMGAQKTAIAWEEMRQRREVRAGVNRLVNFDDANLRRSAQAAVAACARVERALEILADDVPDHLKVAGELRLAHRDASLDELGHHADPPMTKDAVAGRIRRLLAMADKRAQQEGIPGTEAAVPAGLDV, encoded by the coding sequence GTGGCACTAACCACCGACGTCAAAGCTGAGCTTGTCAGCATCCGCAATGCACCCCCCACGGTGCGCGTCGCGGAGGTCACATCGATCCTCCGGTTCGCCGGTGGGTTGCACTCGATCGCCGGACGGGTCGCTGTCGAGGCCGAGGTGGATGCAGAGGTGCTCGCCCAGCGTGTCGCCCGCGACCTGGCAGAGATCTACGGCGTGCGTCCGGAGATCGCTCAGGTGCAGTCGAGCAGTGCCAACGACGGCGCGCGGTGGGCGGTGCGGGTGATCGCGGCCGGTGAGACTCTCGCCCGCCAGACGGGGCTGCTCGATCAGCGCCGACGGCCGGTGCGCGGTCTTCCCAACCGTCTCACGACGGGTTCCCGCGCAGAGATCGCGGGTTTGTGGCGCGGCGCGTTCCTCGCCGCCGGCACCCTCAGCGAGCCCGGGCGCTCAGCGATGCTCGAGGTCTCCTGCCCGTCATCGGAGGCCGCTATGGCTCTCGTCGGTGCGGCACATCGACTCGGTGTGGCGGCCAAGGCGCGCGAGGTCCGTGGCATGCCGCGAGTCGTGGTGCGCGAGGGGGAGGCGATCCGCACGGTCCTGAGCGAGATGGGCGCGCAGAAGACGGCGATCGCCTGGGAGGAGATGCGCCAGCGCCGCGAGGTGCGCGCCGGAGTCAACCGTCTCGTGAACTTCGACGATGCCAACCTCCGTCGATCGGCGCAGGCCGCTGTCGCCGCATGCGCGCGCGTCGAGCGCGCCCTCGAGATCCTCGCGGACGACGTGCCCGACCACCTCAAGGTCGCCGGCGAGCTGCGCCTCGCGCACCGTGACGCGAGCCTCGACGAGCTCGGACACCATGCCGATCCGCCCATGACGAAGGATGCCGTGGCCGGTCGCATCCGCCGCCTTCTGGCCATGGCCGACAAGCGCGCGCAGCAGGAGGGCATTCCCGGTACGGAGGCCGCGGTCCCGGCGGGGCTCGACGTCTGA
- a CDS encoding tetratricopeptide repeat protein codes for MTEETMKTWEERVDEVWDDATGEEVGDDTIARIDALAAERGSDDARAEFERAGARDSAGRPAEAVELYRRALALGLDDEHRPQCVIQLASSLRNLGEYDDALAVIRAEEEVSGDGPYRDAVATVHALILASAGRPAQGLSVALLALVPHLPRYHRSMTAYAHEIAELDG; via the coding sequence ATGACCGAGGAGACCATGAAGACCTGGGAAGAGCGCGTCGACGAGGTGTGGGACGACGCGACCGGTGAAGAGGTCGGGGACGACACGATCGCGAGGATCGACGCTCTCGCCGCCGAGCGGGGGAGTGACGATGCGCGCGCCGAGTTCGAACGCGCCGGTGCGCGGGACTCCGCGGGGCGGCCCGCCGAGGCGGTGGAGCTGTACAGGCGCGCTCTCGCACTGGGTCTCGATGACGAGCATCGTCCCCAGTGCGTCATCCAGCTGGCGAGCTCGCTGCGCAACCTCGGAGAGTACGACGATGCCCTCGCCGTGATCCGCGCGGAGGAGGAGGTGTCGGGCGACGGCCCCTACCGGGACGCCGTCGCGACGGTGCACGCGCTGATCCTCGCGAGCGCGGGGCGCCCGGCGCAGGGCCTCTCGGTCGCGCTGCTCGCACTCGTGCCGCACCTGCCCCGGTACCACCGCTCGATGACTGCCTACGCCCACGAGATCGCCGAACTCGACGGCTGA
- the gap gene encoding type I glyceraldehyde-3-phosphate dehydrogenase yields MSVKIGINGFGRIGRNYFRAALAQGADIEIVAVNDLTDNKTLAHLLKYDSVGGVLDADISYDDESITVNGKAIKAFAERDPAGLPWGELGVDIVIESTGFFTKAELAKKHIEAGAKKVLISAPGTGVDGTFVMGVNEDTYNPETDHIISNASCTTNCLAPLAQVFNDAFGIDRGFMMTAHAYTADQNLQDGPHSDLRRARAAAINITPASTGAAKAIGEVLPELQGKLSGSSYRVPVPTGSIVDLTLITDRENLTVDEVNEAYKKAAADGRLAGFLQYNEDQIVSSDIVHNPHSSIFDATLTNVSGNLVKVSSWYDNEWGYSNRLVDLTEYVAERL; encoded by the coding sequence GTGTCTGTCAAGATCGGTATCAACGGCTTCGGCCGTATCGGACGCAACTACTTCCGCGCGGCTCTCGCGCAGGGAGCTGACATCGAGATCGTCGCTGTCAACGACCTCACCGACAACAAGACCCTTGCCCACCTTCTGAAGTACGACTCCGTGGGCGGCGTCCTCGATGCGGACATCAGCTACGACGACGAGAGCATCACCGTCAACGGCAAGGCGATCAAGGCGTTCGCAGAGCGTGACCCCGCGGGCCTCCCGTGGGGCGAGCTGGGTGTCGACATCGTCATCGAGTCGACCGGGTTCTTCACCAAGGCCGAGCTCGCCAAGAAGCACATCGAGGCGGGGGCCAAGAAGGTCCTCATCTCGGCCCCGGGCACCGGCGTCGACGGCACGTTCGTCATGGGCGTGAACGAGGACACGTACAACCCGGAGACGGATCACATCATCTCCAACGCCTCCTGCACGACCAACTGCCTCGCACCGCTGGCGCAGGTCTTCAACGACGCATTCGGCATCGACCGCGGCTTCATGATGACCGCTCACGCCTACACGGCGGACCAGAACCTGCAGGACGGTCCTCACAGCGACCTTCGTCGTGCACGCGCTGCCGCGATCAACATCACCCCGGCGTCGACCGGTGCCGCGAAGGCGATCGGCGAGGTTCTGCCCGAGCTTCAGGGCAAGCTGAGCGGCTCGTCGTACCGCGTTCCGGTCCCCACCGGCTCGATCGTCGACCTCACGCTGATCACCGACCGAGAGAACCTCACGGTCGACGAGGTCAACGAGGCCTACAAGAAGGCTGCGGCCGACGGTCGCCTCGCCGGCTTCCTGCAGTACAACGAAGACCAGATCGTCTCGAGCGACATCGTGCACAACCCGCACTCGTCGATCTTCGACGCCACGCTGACCAACGTCAGCGGCAACCTGGTCAAGGTCTCCAGCTGGTACGACAACGAGTGGGGCTACTCCAACCGCCTCGTCGACCTGACCGAGTACGTGGCAGAGCGTCTCTGA
- a CDS encoding ATP-dependent Clp protease proteolytic subunit — MAAEPLLATSVFDRLLKDRIIWLGSEVRDDNANEICAKILLLAAEDSEKDIYLYINSPGGSITAGMAIYDTMQFVPNDIVTVGIGMAASMGQLLLTAGTKGKRYITPNARVLLHQPHGGFGGTSSDIQTQAQLITSMKNRLAEITAAQTGKSVEQINEDGDRDRWFTADEALEYGFVDHIRDSATDVIGGGGTDQDIK; from the coding sequence ATGGCTGCAGAACCCCTCCTCGCTACGAGCGTCTTCGACCGACTGTTGAAGGACCGCATCATCTGGCTGGGATCGGAGGTGCGCGACGACAATGCGAACGAGATCTGCGCGAAGATCCTCCTTCTCGCCGCAGAGGACTCCGAGAAGGACATCTACCTCTACATCAACTCGCCCGGTGGATCGATCACCGCGGGCATGGCGATCTATGACACGATGCAGTTCGTTCCGAACGACATCGTCACGGTCGGGATCGGTATGGCCGCGTCGATGGGTCAGCTGCTGCTGACCGCGGGCACCAAGGGCAAGCGCTACATCACGCCCAACGCCCGGGTGCTGCTGCACCAGCCGCACGGTGGTTTCGGCGGAACGTCGAGCGACATCCAGACGCAGGCGCAGCTGATCACGTCGATGAAGAACCGCCTGGCCGAGATCACGGCCGCTCAGACCGGCAAGTCGGTCGAGCAGATCAACGAAGACGGTGACCGCGATCGCTGGTTCACCGCCGACGAGGCCCTCGAGTACGGTTTCGTCGATCACATCCGCGACTCGGCCACCGACGTCATCGGTGGCGGCGGAACCGACCAGGACATCAAGTAA
- the rapZ gene encoding RNase adapter RapZ — protein sequence MADGDKGEFLIVTGMSGAGRTTVANALEDLGWYVVDNLPPQILRPLLDLTDMGGTSLPKIAAVVDVRGRNLFDDFPGVTRALRSRGAIRVLFLDASDDVLVRRFEAVRRPHPLQDDGTLLDGIRVERSKLAPIREAADLVIDTSSLNIHQLATQVSELFAEEGAARHRVTLMSFGFKYGLPTDVDLVADMRFLPNPFWNEELRGLTGKDERVREYVLSRQGAAEFLDAYAAALTPVLEGYQRENKSHSTVAIGCTGGKHRSVAMAEELARRLATVPGVAVNVRHRDLGRE from the coding sequence ATGGCTGACGGGGACAAAGGCGAGTTCCTCATCGTCACGGGCATGTCGGGCGCGGGACGCACGACGGTCGCCAACGCACTCGAGGATCTCGGGTGGTACGTCGTCGACAACCTGCCCCCACAGATCCTCCGCCCGCTCCTCGACCTCACCGACATGGGGGGCACCTCGCTGCCGAAGATCGCCGCTGTGGTCGACGTTCGCGGACGCAACCTGTTCGATGACTTTCCGGGTGTGACGCGTGCCCTGCGCTCTCGTGGCGCCATCCGCGTCCTCTTCCTCGACGCGTCCGACGACGTGCTCGTGCGCCGCTTCGAGGCGGTTCGCCGGCCGCACCCTCTGCAGGACGACGGCACGCTGCTCGACGGCATCCGCGTCGAGCGCTCCAAGCTCGCCCCCATCCGCGAAGCCGCCGATCTCGTGATCGACACCTCGTCCCTGAACATCCACCAGCTGGCGACCCAGGTGTCCGAGCTCTTCGCCGAAGAGGGCGCGGCGCGACACCGGGTAACCCTGATGAGCTTCGGCTTCAAGTACGGACTTCCCACCGACGTCGATCTCGTCGCGGACATGCGGTTCCTCCCGAACCCGTTCTGGAACGAAGAGTTGCGCGGACTCACAGGCAAGGACGAGCGGGTGCGCGAGTACGTGCTGTCCCGCCAAGGAGCTGCAGAGTTCCTCGACGCGTACGCGGCAGCGCTGACGCCGGTGCTCGAGGGATACCAGCGCGAGAACAAGAGTCATTCCACCGTCGCGATCGGATGCACGGGAGGCAAGCACCGTTCCGTCGCGATGGCCGAAGAACTGGCGCGTCGCCTGGCCACCGTGCCCGGGGTGGCCGTCAACGTGCGACACCGGGACCTCGGCCGGGAGTGA
- the tig gene encoding trigger factor — protein MANSTVEKLTPTRVKLSITVTPDDLKPSISHAYEHIAQDVQIPGFRKGKVPAPIIDQRIGRGAVIEHAVNEGLDKFFREASAEHKLRIVGRPAAEITQWPNEKDFSGDLLVDIEVDVRPEIEIPAYDGITLTVDAVEADEAALDEEIEKLRARFGTLVPVDRPAAKGDFVELDLVATIDGAEIDRAEGVSYEVGSGELLEGIDDAIESLTAGEDTTFRSALVGGDHAGSEAEVSVSVKAVKERELPEADDDFAQIASEFDTIAELRASLAERVAQQGVFTQGSAARDKLVETLLEQIEIPVPPQLIEDEVHNHLEGENRLEDDVHRAEVTEASEKQFRTQVLLDTIAEQADVQVSQEELSQYLIQSASQYGMAPQEFVEALQSSNQLPALVGEVARNKALAIALGKVKVVDTNGKAVDLSDFVVTDDEAEAAAESDAPADEKPAKKAPAKKAAAKKDDDAEAADKPAAKKPAAKKAPAKKADDAEAAEKPAAKKPAAKKAPAKKAADKAE, from the coding sequence ATGGCGAACAGCACCGTCGAGAAGCTCACCCCGACCCGGGTCAAGCTCAGCATCACGGTCACCCCTGACGACCTCAAGCCCAGCATCTCGCACGCCTACGAGCACATCGCTCAGGACGTCCAGATCCCCGGCTTCCGCAAGGGCAAGGTCCCGGCCCCGATCATCGATCAGCGCATCGGACGCGGTGCCGTCATCGAGCACGCGGTCAACGAGGGCCTCGACAAGTTCTTCCGCGAGGCGTCTGCCGAGCACAAGCTGCGCATCGTCGGTCGTCCGGCCGCTGAGATCACGCAGTGGCCGAACGAGAAGGACTTCTCAGGCGATCTGCTCGTCGACATCGAGGTGGACGTCCGTCCCGAGATCGAGATCCCGGCGTACGACGGCATCACCCTGACGGTCGACGCCGTCGAGGCCGACGAGGCCGCACTCGATGAGGAGATCGAGAAGCTCCGTGCCCGGTTCGGCACGCTCGTTCCTGTCGACCGTCCGGCAGCGAAGGGTGACTTCGTCGAGCTCGACCTCGTCGCCACGATCGACGGCGCCGAGATCGACCGTGCCGAGGGCGTCTCGTACGAGGTCGGCTCGGGCGAGCTGCTCGAGGGCATCGACGACGCGATCGAGTCGCTCACCGCAGGTGAGGACACGACGTTCCGCTCCGCTCTCGTGGGCGGCGACCACGCCGGCTCCGAGGCCGAGGTCTCGGTGAGCGTCAAGGCCGTCAAGGAGCGCGAGCTCCCCGAGGCAGACGACGACTTCGCACAGATCGCCAGCGAGTTCGACACGATCGCCGAGCTCCGTGCGAGCCTCGCCGAGCGGGTCGCACAGCAGGGTGTCTTCACGCAGGGATCCGCCGCGCGCGACAAGCTCGTCGAGACGCTGCTCGAGCAGATCGAGATCCCGGTGCCGCCGCAGCTCATCGAAGACGAGGTGCACAACCACCTCGAGGGCGAGAACCGTCTCGAAGACGACGTGCACCGCGCCGAGGTGACCGAGGCCAGCGAGAAGCAGTTCCGCACGCAGGTGCTGCTCGACACGATCGCCGAGCAGGCCGACGTGCAGGTCTCGCAGGAGGAGCTCTCGCAGTACCTCATCCAGTCGGCATCGCAGTACGGCATGGCGCCGCAGGAGTTCGTCGAGGCGCTGCAGTCCTCGAACCAGCTTCCGGCGCTCGTCGGCGAGGTCGCCCGTAACAAGGCCCTCGCGATCGCGCTCGGCAAGGTCAAGGTCGTCGACACGAACGGCAAGGCCGTCGATCTGTCGGACTTCGTCGTGACCGATGACGAGGCTGAGGCGGCTGCCGAGAGCGACGCTCCGGCAGACGAGAAGCCCGCCAAGAAGGCTCCCGCCAAGAAGGCCGCTGCGAAGAAGGATGACGACGCAGAGGCGGCCGACAAGCCCGCAGCCAAGAAGCCGGCTGCGAAGAAGGCTCCGGCGAAGAAGGCTGATGACGCCGAGGCGGCTGAGAAGCCCGCGGCGAAGAAGCCCGCTGCCAAGAAGGCCCCGGCCAAGAAGGCAGCCGACAAGGCTGAGTGA
- a CDS encoding phosphoglycerate kinase yields MTLRTLDSLGSLEGKRVIVRCDLNVPLRDGIITDDGRVRASLPTLNALINAGARVVVCSHLGRPDGAPDPQYSLAPVAQRLSELLGKPVAFARDTVGESAQEAVASLEDGGIVVIENLRFNPGETSKDDAERGAFAAQLAELGDVFVSDGFGVVHRKQASVYDLAELLPSAAGLLIAAELDVLDRLTENPERPYAVVLGGSKVSDKLGVISHLLPRVDRILVGGGMLFTFLKAQGHAVASSLLEEDQLETVRGYIAEAEKRGVELVLPTDVVVASSFSADADHEITAADAIESTAFGSSGIGLDIGPETAARFADVIRGSKTVFWNGPMGVFEFPAFAGGTKAVAQALTEVDGLSVVGGGDSAAAVRQLGFTDDQFGHISTGGGASLEFLEGKKLPGLEVLGWV; encoded by the coding sequence ATGACTCTGCGCACCCTGGATTCACTGGGTTCGCTCGAGGGCAAGCGCGTCATCGTCCGTTGTGATCTCAACGTCCCCCTGCGGGATGGGATCATCACGGACGATGGCCGTGTCCGCGCCTCGTTGCCTACCCTCAACGCACTCATCAACGCGGGCGCCCGCGTCGTCGTGTGCTCGCACCTCGGCCGCCCCGACGGCGCGCCCGACCCGCAGTACAGTCTCGCGCCGGTCGCCCAGCGGCTGTCCGAGCTGCTCGGCAAGCCGGTGGCGTTCGCTCGCGACACCGTCGGCGAGTCGGCGCAGGAGGCCGTGGCCTCGCTCGAGGACGGCGGTATCGTCGTGATCGAGAACCTGCGTTTCAACCCGGGGGAGACCTCGAAGGACGACGCCGAGCGCGGCGCCTTCGCAGCTCAGCTCGCGGAGCTCGGAGACGTGTTCGTCTCCGACGGTTTCGGCGTCGTGCACCGCAAGCAGGCGAGCGTCTACGACCTCGCCGAGCTGCTGCCGTCGGCCGCCGGCCTGCTCATCGCAGCCGAGCTCGATGTGCTCGACCGCCTCACCGAGAACCCTGAGCGCCCGTACGCGGTCGTGCTCGGCGGTTCGAAGGTCAGCGACAAGCTCGGCGTCATCTCGCACCTGCTGCCGCGCGTGGATCGCATCCTCGTCGGCGGCGGCATGCTGTTCACCTTCCTGAAGGCACAGGGCCACGCAGTGGCGTCGAGCCTGCTCGAGGAAGACCAGCTCGAGACGGTCCGCGGCTACATCGCCGAGGCCGAGAAGCGCGGTGTGGAACTCGTGCTCCCGACCGATGTGGTCGTCGCATCCTCGTTCTCCGCGGACGCGGACCATGAGATCACTGCCGCCGACGCCATCGAGAGCACTGCATTCGGCTCCTCCGGCATCGGTCTGGACATCGGGCCGGAGACGGCTGCTCGGTTTGCAGACGTCATCCGTGGGTCGAAGACGGTGTTCTGGAACGGCCCGATGGGCGTGTTCGAGTTCCCGGCCTTCGCCGGCGGCACGAAGGCGGTCGCGCAGGCGCTCACCGAAGTCGACGGCCTCAGCGTCGTCGGCGGCGGCGACTCGGCTGCGGCCGTGCGTCAGCTCGGCTTCACCGACGATCAGTTCGGTCACATCTCGACCGGTGGCGGCGCCAGCCTCGAGTTCCTCGAGGGCAAGAAACTACCCGGCCTGGAGGTGCTCGGATGGGTGTGA
- the tpiA gene encoding triose-phosphate isomerase, protein MGVNTRTPLIAGNWKMNLDHLQAVAFVQKLHWTLKDAKHEDGSVEVAVFPPFTDIRSVQTLIDADKIPFALGAQDLSAHDSGAYTGEISGAFLAKLDAKYVIIGHSERREYHAESDDVVAAKTKAALKHGLSPVICVGETAEDLEKFGASAVPSGQLEAALQGLSKDADIVVAYEPVWAIGSGQAATPQQAQDVCAALRAVIAKVLGDDAAARTRVLYGGSVKAANIASFMREPDVDGALVGGASLVVDEFAAIIRFEKHVGV, encoded by the coding sequence ATGGGTGTGAACACCCGTACCCCGCTGATCGCGGGAAACTGGAAGATGAATCTCGACCACCTGCAGGCGGTCGCCTTCGTGCAGAAGCTGCACTGGACTCTCAAGGACGCCAAGCACGAGGACGGCTCGGTCGAGGTCGCGGTCTTCCCGCCCTTCACCGACATCCGCAGCGTGCAGACCCTGATCGACGCCGACAAGATCCCGTTCGCCCTCGGCGCGCAGGACCTCTCGGCTCATGATTCCGGGGCGTACACCGGCGAGATCTCGGGCGCGTTCCTCGCGAAGCTCGACGCGAAGTACGTCATCATCGGTCACTCCGAGCGTCGTGAGTACCACGCGGAGTCGGATGACGTCGTGGCAGCCAAGACGAAGGCCGCGTTGAAGCACGGTCTGTCGCCTGTGATCTGCGTGGGTGAGACGGCCGAGGACCTCGAGAAGTTCGGTGCCAGCGCCGTGCCCTCAGGTCAGCTCGAGGCGGCTCTGCAGGGACTCTCGAAGGATGCCGACATCGTGGTGGCGTACGAGCCGGTCTGGGCCATCGGCTCGGGACAGGCCGCGACGCCTCAGCAGGCGCAGGATGTCTGCGCCGCGCTGCGTGCGGTGATCGCCAAGGTCCTCGGTGACGATGCCGCGGCGCGCACCCGGGTCCTGTACGGCGGATCGGTCAAGGCCGCGAACATCGCCAGCTTCATGCGTGAGCCCGATGTCGACGGTGCACTCGTCGGAGGCGCGAGCCTCGTGGTCGATGAGTTCGCTGCGATCATCCGCTTCGAGAAGCACGTCGGCGTATGA
- a CDS encoding superoxide dismutase codes for MATYTLPDLPYDFAALEPHISGKIMELHHDKHHATYVAGANTALEQLAEARDSGNLANVNKLEKDLAFNLGGHVNHSIFWTNLSPTGGGQPEGELKAAIDEFFGSFEKFQAHFTANALGIQGSGWSVLSWDSIGQRLIIQQLFDQQSNTAQGTVPLFQLDMWEHAFYLDYLNVKADYVKAAWNIANWENVAQRFEVAREKTNGLLVLS; via the coding sequence ATGGCGACCTACACGCTCCCCGACCTTCCCTACGACTTCGCAGCCCTCGAGCCGCACATCAGCGGCAAGATCATGGAGCTGCACCATGACAAGCACCACGCGACCTACGTCGCCGGCGCCAACACCGCGCTCGAGCAGCTCGCCGAGGCGCGCGACAGCGGCAATCTCGCGAACGTGAACAAGCTCGAGAAGGACCTCGCGTTCAACCTCGGTGGACACGTCAACCACTCCATCTTCTGGACCAACCTTTCGCCGACCGGCGGCGGACAGCCCGAGGGCGAGCTCAAGGCCGCGATCGACGAGTTCTTCGGCTCGTTCGAGAAGTTCCAGGCGCACTTCACTGCCAACGCACTCGGAATCCAGGGCTCCGGCTGGTCGGTCCTCAGCTGGGACTCGATCGGTCAGCGCCTGATCATCCAGCAGCTGTTCGACCAGCAGTCCAACACCGCGCAGGGAACCGTGCCGCTGTTCCAGCTGGACATGTGGGAGCACGCCTTCTACCTCGATTACCTCAACGTCAAGGCCGACTACGTGAAGGCCGCGTGGAACATCGCCAACTGGGAGAACGTCGCTCAGCGCTTCGAGGTCGCCCGCGAGAAGACGAACGGCCTGCTGGTACTGTCGTAA